A window of Argopecten irradians isolate NY chromosome 1, Ai_NY, whole genome shotgun sequence contains these coding sequences:
- the LOC138332072 gene encoding sulfotransferase 1C3-like — translation MDIVEKTDDQGNTIIFKRCMGRTFDRDTRGNVKDQLDKIASFQTRPDDVLLCTFPRSGTHWVFNMARMIQTGTLQYSGTPEMMEYQDISIIDRMGSPRMFHTHLSYPFIPKAAMEGQLSIIYVLRNPKDAACSYFTFLSKVENTCYRGNMEGYLNAFLSEEFIGSGGSWFTHTNEWNTAISKNPHLKILCLRFEDLKKDLYQNILRIASFLEVDHGEEFLKKVKTIASFDNLKKEHATRLGESELWKHLGDNGRMPIYKKGIVGEWKNMLTVAQNEKFDRVYKEKMKDLACPIDLDFE, via the exons ATGGATATTGTTGAGAAGACCGACGACCAGGGAAACACCATCATATTTAAGCGTTGTATGGGTCGGACGTTTGATAGAGATACCCGGGGTAATGTTAAGGATCAGCTTGACAAGATAGCTTCATTTCAGACCAGGCCTGATGATGTTCTCCTCTGTACATTTCCAAGGTCAG gcacTCACTGGGTATTCAATATGGCCAGGATGATACAGACAGGCACACTCCAATACTCGGGAACACCAGAGATGATGGAATATCAAGATATTAGTATCATCGACAGGATGGGGTCTCCAAGAATGTTCCACACACATCTGTCCTATCCATTTATCCCCAAGGCGGCCATGGAAGGACAACTGAGTATCATCTACGTTCTGCGAAATCCAAAGGACGCGGCCTGTTCATACTTCACCTTCCTGTCTAAAGTGGAGAACACCTGTTACAGAGGAAACATGGAGGGATACCTTAATGCCTTCTTATCGGAAGAAt TTATAGGTTCCGGTGGATCATGGTTTACCCATACTAATGAATGGAACACAGCTATATCAAAAAATCCACATCTGAAAATTCTTTGTCTCAGATTTGAAGATCTAAAGAAG gatctgtatcaaaatattctGCGAATTGCATCTTTTCTGGAAGTTGATCATGGCGAAGAATTTTTGAAAAAGGTCAAAACAATTGCCTCATTTGACAACTTAAAGAAAGAACATGCTACTAGACTCGGAGAAAGTGAGTTATGGAAACATCTCGGAGACAACGGAAGAATGCCAATATACAAAAAAG GAATCGTTGGTGAATGGAAAAATATGCTGACTGTGGCACAGAATGAAAAGTTTGACAGAGTCTACAAGGAGAAGATGAAGGATTTGGCTTGTCCTATCGACCTCGACTTCGAATAG
- the LOC138332080 gene encoding retinol dehydrogenase 14-like isoform X2: MLGATVILACRSAENGRMAIDTINKEYEEEKKKGTPGLCDYDKLSMDVMELDLASLASTRKFINDYRDSGRPLHVLICNAGVAMCPPEITEDGYELHFQANYLGHFLLCAELLPLMEANGQDCRIVLVSSFMHLNSGFDSKRIQGIYPYTLYNRIIHYSNSKLYQIMQTYTMKRLLQNSNVSICCVNPGWVYTDIVRGLGDYGTLMYWSYSIVAWTGFKTMYQGATVSINAAVSPDKPEAPYYTNNRVGYHSRTSRNKDHQKHLWTYTLECLKPFMESETWNRLASFNMGGENGNDN; the protein is encoded by the exons GCTATCGACACTATAAACAAAGAATACgaagaagagaaaaagaaaGGTACACCTGGTCTTTGTGATTACGACAAGTTGTCAATGGATGTGATGGAACTCGATTTGGCCTCCCTCGCTTCCACAAGAAAGTTCATCAACGACTATCGGGATTCTGGCCGACCTCTTCATGTCCTCATATGTAACGCTGGCGTAGCTATGTGTCCCccag AAATCACAGAAGACGGATATGAGCTACATTTTCAG GCAAACTACCTGGGACATTTCTTATTGTGTGCAGAGTTATTGCCCCTGATGGAGGCCAACGGTCAGGATTGTAGAATTGTTCTCGTTTCAAGCTTTATGCACTTAAACTCTGGGTTTGATTCGAAGAGGATCCAGGGGATATATCCTTATACACTGTATAACAGGATCATCCATTACAGCAACTCCAAACTGTACCAG ATTATGCAGACTTACACAATGAAACGTTTACTACAGAACAGCAATGTATCCATCTGCTGCGTAAACCCAGGTTGGGTATATACCGATATAGTCCGGGGACTAGGCGACTATGGGACACTCATGTACTGGTCGTACAGCATTGTTGCATGGACAG GTTTCAAGACGATGTACCAGGGTGCCACTGTGAGCATCAATGCCGCCGTCAGTCCCGATAAACCAGAAGCCCCATATTATACCAACAACAGAGTGGGATATCATAGCAGAACGTCACG GAATAAGGATCACCAGAAGCATCTCTGGACCTATACGCTTGAATGTCTTAAGCCTTTCATGGAATCTGAAACATGGAATCGACTTGCATCATTTAATATGGGAGGCGAAAATGGCAATGACAATTGA